A window of the Aquimarina spinulae genome harbors these coding sequences:
- a CDS encoding SPFH domain-containing protein, whose amino-acid sequence MSNSFRSQLRSVIEWQNPKPETLFEKWTENGDEIKNASKLIVGPGQGCLFVYEGKVEGVFEEEGLYDLKTGNIPFWTTIKNIMYTFESAHKVGIFFYRKAEMQNIRWGTPSPITYKDPVYNFPVGLGAFGNFSFKITKPVDFFTNVIAGDDYYPVKAIQKVILSRITQPISDFLANASFSYVEIDKHRNEIASFSQNSSAQIFDELGFELLDFRIEGTSFDEETKTRISRIADMSAEAQAMKELGVSYQDYQQLEALKNMAKNEGGGNIGMQMGAGLGMGQMLGNMMNNQGQQSTPQQNTPPQPQSQPQPQNDDPMQKLEKLKKMFDAGLIDEQEYKQKKQEILSQF is encoded by the coding sequence ATGTCAAATTCATTTAGAAGTCAACTCCGTTCGGTAATCGAATGGCAAAACCCAAAACCCGAAACTCTTTTTGAAAAATGGACAGAAAACGGGGACGAGATTAAAAATGCTTCAAAATTGATCGTAGGGCCCGGACAAGGATGTCTTTTTGTATACGAGGGCAAAGTAGAAGGCGTCTTTGAAGAAGAAGGGCTTTACGATCTTAAAACAGGAAATATTCCTTTTTGGACCACCATCAAGAATATCATGTATACCTTTGAATCTGCTCATAAAGTAGGTATCTTTTTCTATAGAAAAGCAGAAATGCAAAATATTCGTTGGGGAACCCCCTCTCCTATCACCTATAAAGATCCTGTTTATAATTTTCCTGTAGGATTAGGTGCTTTTGGTAATTTTTCTTTCAAAATCACTAAACCAGTTGATTTTTTTACCAACGTTATTGCAGGTGACGACTACTATCCTGTAAAGGCAATACAAAAAGTTATTCTATCCAGAATTACTCAGCCTATCAGTGATTTCCTGGCTAACGCTTCATTTAGTTATGTAGAAATTGATAAACATCGTAATGAAATTGCATCATTCTCTCAGAATTCGAGCGCACAAATCTTCGATGAACTAGGTTTTGAACTCCTTGATTTTAGGATAGAAGGAACCAGTTTTGATGAAGAAACCAAAACAAGAATTAGTCGAATTGCAGATATGAGTGCCGAAGCACAGGCAATGAAAGAACTTGGAGTAAGCTACCAGGATTACCAACAACTCGAGGCCTTAAAAAATATGGCAAAAAATGAAGGCGGTGGTAATATCGGTATGCAAATGGGGGCTGGCCTGGGAATGGGTCAAATGCTGGGGAATATGATGAATAATCAAGGACAGCAGTCTACACCTCAACAAAATACTCCTCCTCAACCTCAATCTCAACCTCAACCTCAAAACGACGATCCGATGCAAAAACTAGAAAAACTAAAGAAAATGTTTGATGCTGGCTTAATCGACGAACAGGAATACAAACAAAAGAAACAGGAAATATTATCTCAATTCTAA
- a CDS encoding Lipl32 family lipoprotein → MKSKILILVVILAFGSNLNVQAQKLKKFGSSIEKKIGPKTIKVPYTDVVSYMGYAAPGNEDEVKDGKKFYYIYVWIPAVAPEIGVRMMSPVGKTKIKKATKSAAYTDNAKSTDYFDTYITLERSDITSKDNISEGTVKSANWVTLDRNDDSSEMPKQPSGSGYNSLLRYKSEASDPLKALTVGLYRIGFTTYKTGEVKGTFLAEVAAPIKLPGVVMAKTIEDLKKGL, encoded by the coding sequence ATGAAATCAAAAATTTTAATCTTAGTTGTTATCCTTGCTTTTGGAAGCAATCTAAATGTCCAAGCTCAAAAATTAAAAAAGTTTGGTAGTTCTATCGAAAAAAAGATAGGTCCCAAAACCATAAAAGTGCCTTATACAGATGTTGTGTCTTATATGGGGTATGCTGCACCTGGTAATGAAGATGAAGTAAAAGACGGTAAGAAATTCTATTACATTTATGTATGGATTCCTGCTGTTGCTCCAGAAATTGGGGTAAGAATGATGTCTCCTGTAGGGAAAACTAAAATCAAAAAAGCAACAAAATCAGCAGCATATACAGATAATGCAAAATCAACTGATTATTTTGACACGTATATTACCTTAGAACGTTCTGATATAACGAGTAAAGATAATATTAGTGAGGGTACTGTAAAAAGTGCTAACTGGGTTACTTTAGATCGTAATGATGATAGCAGTGAAATGCCTAAGCAGCCTAGTGGAAGTGGTTATAACTCTCTATTAAGATATAAAAGTGAAGCAAGTGATCCTCTTAAAGCATTAACTGTTGGATTGTATCGTATCGGTTTTACCACATACAAAACTGGTGAAGTAAAAGGTACTTTCCTAGCAGAGGTTGCAGCTCCTATCAAATTACCAGGAGTAGTAATGGCTAAAACAATCGAAGACTTAAAAAAAGGGCTATAA
- a CDS encoding zinc-ribbon domain-containing protein — MIIFGTGSSTIHPKKLEGGNCPYCNTENNMWIQGYRKYFHVFWIPFFPIGKKVYSVCGHCKGAFEEREFQNQQLTQSFNDFKNNQIKTPWYHFTGLTILVMLIALLTVLPYLTK, encoded by the coding sequence ATGATCATATTTGGAACAGGTTCTTCAACCATTCATCCTAAAAAATTAGAAGGAGGAAATTGCCCTTATTGTAATACAGAAAACAATATGTGGATACAAGGATATAGAAAATATTTTCATGTGTTTTGGATACCGTTCTTTCCTATCGGAAAAAAAGTATACTCGGTTTGCGGTCATTGTAAAGGAGCTTTTGAAGAAAGAGAATTTCAGAATCAGCAATTGACACAGAGTTTTAACGATTTTAAAAACAATCAAATAAAAACTCCATGGTATCACTTTACAGGGCTTACAATTCTGGTTATGCTTATTGCATTACTTACTGTACTGCCATATTTAACAAAATAG
- a CDS encoding gliding motility-associated C-terminal domain-containing protein, translating to MRNSRIQFTRKLEFSIKVFTFCLMVLGNVFMSYSQGCPEVPISILDGTNGFFTEGTDSQNFFGNSVKDAGDINGGGVSDIIIGAPYDGSGDQEGNVYVIFGESEVSSTPFDISMLDGDNGFVIRGTGVDNQLGFSVSTAGDFNGDDFDDIIVGVPSSSVGGGKVIVLFGKDTTTGTGFSASYTVSDINPTNGNGVIIEESMGTNFGYSVSYAGDLNDDEVSDIIVSSPGYDTPGFRNNGRTYVIFGSSSISDMNVSSLNGGNGFVINGFLQAEAGLQASVSNVGSINNDAFDDVIMGFPNYEVGGNDVGRVCVLYGRDNFPAEIDLESLSTTDGFSIIGEGTGGALGFSVGPAGDFNENNGPDDFIIGDPRKDVGDATDIGEAYIIYGSSSFPSLFRVSDLNNTNSLTLRGDDPRDNLGFAVDGASDINGDGVSDIIVSSTSGGAGSQGGAFIVFGGTTTSSDAIEAFDIIGSIGYSVFEDTRFGRYRFGHSVSMIEDFNGDMTPDFAVGAIKRYSFGTNSGRAYVFYGETFDLVDAELPTINCPPNQELYANSVLPNYVSFLGDTRDNCTYERDLVFTQTPPQGTIISTDTNVTVSVTDRSGNTNSCNFRVTIKTETSTIECNTSSFPVSHLNGDNGILLYGEKAMGRSGGGEQLDVDTAGDVNGDRIQDFIIGTTGIVAPSVGPYGNERITLDGSAYVVFGTDRGFPPNIDLALLDGSNGFIIRNDTPFTGGHPTTGASVSSAGDINGDGIDDVMVSDPYRNTALGFELGYTHIIFGSRGGFSREFNISSLDGFNGFTIIGVGSSENAGVVVDNLGDVNGDTIDDIAIISAGSSFLPIANSFVVYGTRSRFPVEIRVNELDGSNGFTIRDSGGTSGRINLSAVGNVNGNGSNDIAVGGVAGRNYIIYGRERSDPFPAIFDVTTIDGTNGFTVEYPGRPNLSAHVAKAGSINDDRFQDVVFGNEFVVFGGEALPAIVDLRTLDGTNGFSFDSSVRSVNTEYAGDFNNDGIDDLILNPRNSAYILYGKNNWESTITLTSPSVSVLPIRLDLGSGRNISVSHAGDVNGDMIDDIIIGKYDIMNNFDVDAPAPTIFVVFGQNIPDIDAPNIRTCPGNQTLSSGSPLPDYTGDVDATDDCDTNLEITQDPIAGTLFTADTTVTITVTDNSGKETQCSFDVRTPTLTPTVNLSVSSNTGTETDETIITVRATSSMAVVGDQTIDIGVTGVEITSSDFTLSTTTITIPDGMTMGAVTFTIVDDTVMEGIETAILTISNPSTGITLGRTTTQNVVITDNDSESTPTVNLSASSNTGTEADETIITVRATSSMAVVGAQTIDIAVTGTGITPSDFALSTTTITIPDGMTTGTVTFTIVDDIDIEGTETAIVTISNPSTGITLGRTTTQNIVITDNDSAPIPTVNLSVSANTGTETAGTVITVTATSSMAVVGDQTIDIDVAGAGITPSDFALSNSTITIPDGMTAGTVTFTIVDDIDIEGTETAIVTISNPSTGIALGRTTTQNIVIIDNDSAPIPTVNLSVSSNTGTEADETIITVRATSSMAVVGDQTIDIGVTGTGIMTSDFTLSTTTITIPDGMTTGIVTFTIVDDALVEGTETAIVTISNPSAGITLGMTTTQNVIIEDNDALILCTIEAGDDEEITQGQEVQLNATASGNGTFVWTPSIGLTNTNIANPIANPDQTTTYTVVFTSDQGCVEEDTVTVYVEAQEEDQTRYGFSPDGDGINEYWEIYNIENYPDNKVSIYNRWGDIVFEVEGYNNTSRVFRGIANRKRSLGGDKLPEGTYFFNIKIEGSHNLKKQTGFLVLKR from the coding sequence ATGAGAAATAGTAGGATTCAGTTTACAAGAAAATTAGAGTTTAGTATAAAGGTGTTTACCTTTTGTTTAATGGTATTGGGAAATGTCTTTATGTCCTATAGCCAAGGATGCCCAGAAGTACCAATATCTATTTTAGATGGTACTAATGGTTTTTTTACAGAAGGAACAGACTCACAGAATTTTTTTGGAAATTCTGTTAAAGATGCAGGAGATATTAATGGAGGCGGTGTATCTGATATTATTATAGGAGCACCTTATGATGGTTCTGGTGATCAAGAGGGAAATGTTTATGTTATTTTTGGTGAGTCTGAAGTATCTTCAACACCATTTGATATTTCTATGTTAGACGGGGATAATGGTTTTGTTATAAGAGGAACAGGTGTAGATAATCAGTTAGGTTTTTCTGTGAGTACAGCAGGAGATTTTAATGGTGATGATTTTGATGATATTATAGTTGGTGTTCCTAGTTCTTCAGTAGGTGGAGGGAAAGTAATAGTCCTTTTTGGGAAAGACACGACTACGGGTACGGGGTTTTCTGCTTCATACACTGTATCTGATATTAATCCTACTAATGGTAATGGTGTTATTATTGAAGAAAGTATGGGGACAAATTTTGGATACTCTGTAAGTTATGCAGGAGATCTTAATGATGATGAGGTGTCAGATATAATTGTAAGCTCTCCTGGGTATGACACTCCGGGGTTTAGAAATAATGGTAGAACCTATGTGATTTTTGGGAGTTCTTCTATATCCGATATGAACGTATCTTCACTTAATGGAGGTAATGGTTTTGTGATAAATGGTTTTTTACAAGCTGAAGCAGGGTTACAAGCTAGTGTAAGTAATGTTGGAAGTATCAATAATGATGCATTCGATGATGTTATTATGGGATTTCCCAATTATGAAGTAGGAGGTAATGATGTTGGTCGAGTTTGTGTGCTTTATGGAAGAGATAATTTTCCAGCAGAGATTGACCTGGAGAGCTTAAGTACTACTGATGGTTTCTCTATTATTGGAGAAGGAACAGGAGGGGCTTTAGGTTTTTCTGTAGGGCCGGCAGGAGATTTTAACGAAAATAATGGGCCAGACGATTTCATAATAGGTGACCCTAGAAAAGATGTAGGTGACGCAACAGATATTGGAGAAGCTTATATTATTTATGGTAGTAGTTCTTTTCCTTCTTTATTTAGAGTTTCGGATTTAAACAATACAAATAGTTTGACCTTAAGAGGAGATGATCCCAGAGATAATCTTGGATTTGCAGTAGATGGCGCATCAGATATTAATGGTGATGGAGTTTCAGATATCATTGTTTCCTCCACTAGTGGAGGAGCGGGGTCTCAGGGGGGGGCTTTTATAGTATTTGGAGGAACAACTACAAGTTCTGATGCTATAGAAGCTTTTGATATTATAGGAAGCATAGGATATTCTGTATTTGAAGATACTAGATTTGGAAGATATCGTTTTGGCCATTCGGTTAGTATGATAGAGGATTTTAATGGTGATATGACTCCCGATTTTGCAGTTGGAGCGATAAAGAGGTATAGTTTTGGAACAAATAGTGGTAGAGCTTATGTTTTCTATGGAGAAACTTTTGATCTGGTTGATGCAGAGTTACCAACAATTAATTGTCCACCTAATCAAGAATTGTATGCGAATTCTGTTTTACCTAATTATGTTTCTTTTCTTGGGGATACAAGAGATAATTGCACATATGAACGAGATCTTGTTTTTACTCAAACCCCACCCCAGGGAACTATTATAAGTACAGATACAAATGTTACCGTTTCTGTAACAGATAGATCAGGAAATACCAATTCTTGTAATTTTAGAGTGACAATAAAAACAGAAACGTCAACCATAGAGTGTAATACATCTTCTTTTCCTGTTAGCCATCTTAATGGAGATAATGGGATACTGCTCTATGGTGAAAAAGCAATGGGACGCAGTGGTGGTGGAGAACAACTTGATGTAGATACTGCAGGAGATGTTAATGGAGATAGGATACAAGATTTTATAATAGGTACAACAGGAATTGTGGCTCCGTCTGTTGGTCCGTATGGGAATGAACGAATTACTCTTGATGGTTCTGCATATGTTGTTTTTGGTACAGATAGAGGCTTTCCTCCTAATATAGATTTAGCACTTTTAGATGGTTCTAATGGATTTATCATTCGAAATGATACTCCGTTTACAGGAGGTCATCCAACCACAGGGGCATCAGTTAGTAGTGCAGGAGATATTAATGGAGATGGAATTGATGATGTAATGGTGAGTGATCCATACAGGAATACTGCTTTGGGTTTTGAGTTAGGATATACACATATTATATTCGGAAGCAGGGGTGGTTTTTCTAGAGAGTTTAATATTTCTTCTTTAGATGGGTTTAATGGATTCACAATCATAGGCGTGGGGAGTAGCGAAAATGCTGGAGTTGTAGTCGATAATCTAGGAGACGTTAATGGTGATACTATAGATGATATCGCAATCATTTCTGCTGGTTCTTCTTTTCTTCCGATTGCTAATAGTTTTGTTGTCTATGGGACAAGATCTAGATTTCCTGTTGAAATAAGAGTAAATGAATTAGATGGGAGTAATGGATTTACTATTAGAGATTCTGGAGGAACATCGGGAAGAATTAATCTTTCTGCAGTTGGAAATGTTAATGGAAATGGGAGTAATGATATTGCAGTAGGTGGTGTTGCAGGTAGAAATTATATAATCTATGGTCGGGAAAGAAGTGATCCTTTTCCTGCAATATTTGATGTTACAACTATTGATGGGACCAATGGATTTACAGTAGAATATCCTGGTCGCCCTAATTTATCTGCACATGTTGCAAAAGCAGGGAGTATTAATGATGACAGATTTCAAGATGTAGTGTTTGGAAATGAATTTGTGGTTTTTGGAGGGGAAGCATTACCAGCAATAGTTGACCTTAGGACTCTTGATGGAACTAATGGGTTTTCTTTTGATAGTAGTGTTAGGAGTGTAAATACAGAATACGCAGGAGATTTTAATAATGATGGGATAGATGATCTTATCTTAAATCCTAGGAATTCGGCATATATACTTTATGGAAAAAACAATTGGGAGTCTACAATAACGCTTACTTCTCCTTCAGTTTCAGTGTTACCCATAAGGTTAGACCTCGGAAGTGGAAGAAATATTTCAGTAAGTCATGCAGGAGATGTAAATGGGGATATGATTGATGATATCATTATTGGTAAATATGATATTATGAATAATTTTGATGTAGATGCTCCCGCTCCAACTATATTTGTTGTTTTTGGTCAGAATATTCCAGACATTGATGCGCCAAATATTAGAACTTGCCCTGGTAATCAAACCTTAAGTTCAGGATCTCCGTTACCTGATTATACAGGTGATGTTGATGCTACCGATGATTGTGATACCAATCTAGAGATTACGCAAGACCCTATTGCAGGAACCTTATTTACAGCAGATACAACAGTTACCATAACGGTAACCGATAATAGCGGAAAAGAAACCCAATGTAGTTTTGATGTAAGAACTCCTACTCTTACTCCTACAGTGAACCTTTCAGTTTCGTCAAATACAGGTACAGAAACAGATGAGACAATAATAACAGTTAGAGCTACTTCTTCGATGGCTGTTGTAGGTGATCAAACTATTGATATTGGTGTTACAGGAGTAGAAATTACATCTTCAGATTTTACCTTAAGTACTACTACCATTACTATTCCTGATGGGATGACCATGGGTGCAGTGACTTTTACTATTGTTGATGATACTGTTATGGAAGGCATAGAAACAGCAATATTAACGATTAGCAATCCATCTACAGGTATCACTCTAGGAAGGACTACGACGCAAAATGTTGTTATTACAGATAATGATTCAGAATCTACTCCTACTGTAAATCTTTCAGCTTCGTCAAATACAGGTACAGAAGCAGATGAGACAATAATAACAGTTAGAGCTACTTCTTCGATGGCTGTTGTAGGTGCTCAAACTATTGATATTGCTGTCACAGGAACAGGAATTACACCTTCAGATTTTGCCTTAAGTACTACTACCATTACTATTCCTGATGGGATGACCACGGGTACAGTGACTTTTACTATTGTTGATGATATTGATATAGAAGGCACAGAAACAGCAATAGTAACGATTAGCAATCCATCTACAGGTATTACCCTGGGAAGGACTACAACGCAAAATATTGTTATTACAGATAATGATTCAGCACCTATCCCAACAGTAAATCTTTCAGTTTCGGCAAATACAGGTACAGAAACTGCAGGGACAGTAATAACAGTTACAGCTACTTCTTCGATGGCTGTTGTAGGTGATCAAACTATTGATATTGATGTCGCAGGAGCAGGAATTACACCTTCAGATTTTGCCTTAAGTAATAGTACGATTACTATTCCTGATGGGATGACCGCGGGTACAGTGACTTTTACTATTGTTGATGATATTGATATAGAAGGCACAGAAACAGCAATAGTAACGATTAGCAATCCATCTACAGGTATTGCTCTAGGAAGGACTACAACACAAAATATTGTTATTATAGATAATGATTCAGCACCTATCCCAACAGTTAATCTTTCAGTTTCGTCAAATACAGGTACAGAAGCAGATGAGACAATAATAACAGTTAGAGCTACTTCCTCGATGGCTGTTGTAGGTGATCAAACTATTGATATCGGTGTTACAGGAACCGGAATTATGACTTCAGATTTTACCTTAAGTACTACTACCATTACTATTCCTGATGGGATGACCACAGGTATAGTGACTTTTACTATTGTTGATGATGCTCTTGTAGAAGGCACAGAAACGGCAATAGTAACAATTAGCAATCCATCTGCAGGCATTACCCTGGGAATGACTACAACGCAAAATGTAATTATAGAAGATAATGATGCCCTTATATTATGTACTATAGAAGCTGGTGATGATGAAGAGATTACACAAGGGCAGGAGGTGCAATTAAATGCGACTGCTTCTGGTAACGGAACATTTGTTTGGACACCCTCAATAGGTCTTACTAATACTAATATTGCTAACCCAATAGCAAACCCAGATCAAACAACAACCTATACTGTTGTTTTTACCAGTGATCAAGGATGTGTCGAAGAAGATACGGTCACCGTTTATGTAGAAGCACAAGAAGAAGATCAAACCCGATATGGTTTTTCACCAGATGGTGATGGAATCAATGAATATTGGGAGATTTATAATATTGAAAATTATCCTGACAATAAAGTATCGATCTATAATCGATGGGGAGATATAGTTTTTGAAGTTGAAGGATATAATAATACTTCAAGAGTTTTTAGAGGAATTGCCAATCGAAAGAGAAGTTTGGGAGGAGATAAATTACCCGAGGGGACATATTTCTTCAATATCAAAATAGAAGGTTCTCATAACTTAAAAAAACAAACGGGTTTCCTTGTTTTAAAGCGTTAA
- a CDS encoding type IX secretion system membrane protein PorP/SprF yields MKKVYILLIVAILSKGFLCPIFGQQTPVFANYNYNTVVINPAHAGFYPDSDITLTNRGYLNQLDGSPRNIGLTVNSPLRSKNMGLGVGVYSDQIGVTTTTSLFGAYAYKIVFDHNYNQARWWSYNPNVLSFGITGGAMIYNENLLELGIDNDPNFANNINTVIPTLGVGILYNREHIYIGASAPNLLGDSLSSEDNINLETPYYAYAGYRFFASRFKEVLITPSVLVKYVSGAPIQVDINTTVNYKNKIEIGAGYRTSSSMNFLAGFYISNHLRVLYNYNQTLRDTPINNTHGIILSYRLGNGFGNKK; encoded by the coding sequence ATGAAAAAAGTATATATATTATTGATAGTTGCAATACTATCTAAAGGATTTTTATGCCCAATATTTGGGCAGCAAACGCCGGTTTTTGCAAATTATAATTACAATACAGTAGTTATTAATCCAGCCCATGCCGGTTTCTATCCCGATTCTGATATTACTCTCACTAATAGAGGATATTTAAATCAGTTAGATGGTAGTCCGAGAAATATTGGGTTAACAGTCAATTCGCCATTGCGTTCAAAAAATATGGGATTAGGAGTAGGAGTTTATAGTGACCAGATAGGAGTAACTACAACAACAAGCTTATTTGGAGCATATGCTTATAAAATAGTTTTTGATCATAATTATAACCAGGCACGATGGTGGTCTTATAATCCTAATGTATTATCTTTTGGGATTACGGGAGGTGCAATGATTTATAACGAAAATTTACTAGAATTAGGTATTGATAATGATCCTAATTTTGCAAATAATATTAATACTGTTATCCCAACCTTGGGGGTAGGGATTTTGTATAATAGAGAGCATATTTATATAGGTGCTTCTGCTCCAAACTTATTAGGAGATTCTTTGTCTTCTGAGGATAATATTAACTTAGAGACACCATATTATGCGTATGCAGGATATCGTTTTTTTGCTTCACGTTTTAAAGAAGTATTAATCACTCCCAGCGTTTTGGTTAAATATGTTTCTGGAGCTCCGATTCAGGTAGATATTAATACTACAGTGAATTACAAAAACAAAATTGAGATTGGTGCTGGATACAGAACGAGTTCTTCGATGAATTTTCTTGCAGGATTTTATATTTCTAATCACTTACGAGTATTGTATAATTATAATCAAACCCTAAGAGATACTCCCATTAATAATACACACGGAATCATACTCAGTTACCGTTTAGGTAATGGGTTTGGTAATAAGAAATAA
- a CDS encoding response regulator transcription factor, whose amino-acid sequence MKYNLIIADDHKMFLDGLLSILNSEKEYNILLTAKDGKHIAKYLEINPDEKIDLIITDISMPELDGISLNKIIKERKKSIRTLVVSMHNDADMIDNLIEHDVDGYVPKNAEKEELLKAIKTILKGEKYFSKDIKDIYLENKFAKKKKEDIKLTQREIDVITLIAQEHTTQEIADQLFLSKHTIESYRKNLIAKLNVRNLAGLTKYALKMKYIKP is encoded by the coding sequence ATGAAATATAATTTAATCATAGCAGATGACCATAAAATGTTTTTGGATGGTTTACTAAGCATTCTTAACTCAGAAAAAGAATATAATATTTTATTAACTGCCAAAGATGGTAAACATATTGCAAAATATCTGGAAATTAATCCGGATGAAAAAATCGACCTTATTATCACCGATATTTCTATGCCAGAATTAGATGGTATTTCTCTAAACAAAATTATAAAAGAAAGAAAGAAAAGTATAAGAACCCTAGTGGTTAGTATGCATAATGATGCAGATATGATTGATAATCTTATAGAACATGATGTAGACGGATATGTGCCAAAAAATGCTGAAAAAGAAGAGCTTTTAAAAGCTATAAAAACAATACTTAAGGGAGAGAAATATTTCTCAAAAGATATAAAAGATATTTATTTAGAAAATAAGTTTGCTAAAAAAAAGAAGGAAGATATTAAACTCACTCAAAGAGAAATTGATGTTATTACCCTTATTGCGCAAGAGCATACTACACAAGAAATTGCAGATCAATTGTTTTTGAGTAAACATACTATAGAAAGTTATAGAAAAAATCTTATTGCTAAACTTAATGTTAGAAACCTGGCGGGGTTAACTAAATATGCCTTAAAAATGAAATATATAAAACCTTGA